The Pseudomonadota bacterium region GTGAGCGATCGTCAGACCAGCCATGACGGCTGAAGCGGGGGATGACATCGTCTCGAGCCTGGACGGGCTGGACAAGCTGCTGGCGCACCGCTTGCGTCTGGCTTTGTGCGTGCTGCTGGCGCGTTTCGAATCGATGTCGTTTTCACGACTAAAGAAATTGACCGGCGAGACCGACGGAAATCTTGGCGCCAACCTCCGCAAACTCGAGGATGTGCTTTATCTGCGCGTAAAAAAGACCCATGTCGATCGCAAACCGGTTAGCTGGTATACCCTCACCGCCCGGGGACGCAAGGCGCTAAGGCGTCACCTTGACGCGCTGGCAGAGGTGATCGGTATTGTTGGCGACTAGTTGGCTATAGCCCCATAAATTCTTGACAGGACCCCTTTTCAGCGCTATTGTTGCGTTGCATCAATGCTGCAGCGCAGCATCCGGAGGAACCATCGCCAGC contains the following coding sequences:
- a CDS encoding transcriptional regulator; this encodes MTAEAGDDIVSSLDGLDKLLAHRLRLALCVLLARFESMSFSRLKKLTGETDGNLGANLRKLEDVLYLRVKKTHVDRKPVSWYTLTARGRKALRRHLDALAEVIGIVGD